The Indicator indicator isolate 239-I01 chromosome 38, UM_Iind_1.1, whole genome shotgun sequence genome window below encodes:
- the PRNP gene encoding major prion protein homolog, with translation MARLLITCCLLALLLISWTDVAFSKKGKGKPSGGGWGSHRQPSYPRQPSYPQNPGYPHNPGYPHNPSYPRNPSYPHNPGYPQNPGWGQGYNPSSGGSYYNQKPWKPPKSKTNLKHVAGAAAAGAVVGGLGGYAMGRVMSGMHYRFDSPDEYQWWNANAGRYPNRVYYQEYSSPPPQDVFVADCFNITVTEHNIGPAARRNASEGGPAANQTDLEMETKVVTKVIREMCIQQYREYRLASGIRPHPADASLAAFLLFVLFVLH, from the coding sequence ATGGCCAGGCTCCTCAtcacctgctgcctgctggccctgctcctcATCTCCTGGACCGACGTCGCCTTCTCCAAGAAGGGCAAAGGCAAACCCAGcggagggggctgggggagccATCGCCAGCCCAGCTACCCTCGCCAGCCCAGCTACCCCCAGAACCCAGGCTACCCCCACAACCCGGGGTACCCCCATAACCCCAGCTACCCCCGCAACCCAAGCTACCCTCACAACCCCGGCTACCCCCAGAACccgggctgggggcagggttaCAACCCCTCCAGCGGAGGCAGCTACTACAACCAGAAGCCCTGGAAGCCTCCCAAGTCCAAGACCAACCTGAAGCACGTggcgggggcggcggcggcgggggcggTGGTGGGGGGCCTGGGGGGCTACGCCATGGGCCGGGTGATGTCGGGGATGCACTACCGCTTCGACAGCCCCGACGAGTACCAGTGGTGGAACGCCAACGCCGGGCGCTACCCCAACCGGGTCTACTACCAGGAGTACAGCAGCCCCCCGCCCCAGGACGTCTTCGTCGCCGACTGCTTCAACATCACGGTGACGGAGCACAACATTGGCCCCGCCGCCCGCAGGAACGCCTCCGAGGGCGGGCCGGCCGCCAACCAGACGGACCTGGAGATGGAGACCAAGGTGGTGACCAAGGTGATCCGGGAGATGTGCATCCAGCAGTACCGCGAGTACCGCCTGGCTTCCGGCATCCGGCCGCACCCCGCCGACGCCTCCCTGGCTGCCTTCCTGCTCTTCGTCCTCTTCGTGCTGCACTGA